A portion of the Hyalangium minutum genome contains these proteins:
- a CDS encoding Vps62-related protein → MVIKQLGSLCAALALTSLSVTGCGPTDEPGEAVGDGQTMGSARQALRNPGFNGNTVYGHWQGSGGQNPSSPSNRLFLVTHEGATATVTFKLTSTADAYLYLLDGNGNLITQDNNSGGGTHAQISAPLAPGTYRVVAATATAGQSAEFSLSSDKAPLRYPQRLEVRHASRLFWLYDDSGTGADDDVSIWRPDLGQYPGFFSLGDVAVSGHGPAPVNTFVVRGEGDVLARPVDYNWIWNDSGSGGTHDVSFWEPVAPAGYTCLGTVTVQGYGKPSTDLIRCVKSAYVLPGNPVWVWDDSGSGAKNDLGLWQTVARDHRGLAPNTFVGRPSYGDNGGSRHQVINKSATDNEELRGVPVDGFTIAAFAPRVWLAAGEYYWPSSTEFFLPNVHEENGHLVTNQALGCDSCTDPQFLDGQRPDQTSVPVYAQVIRRTQGGQPTNITDVLYWTFYPYNNGKRVCIGWYSPWGCAGGYSTFGNHVGDWEHMTVRFVDGRPAQVYLSQHAWGGTFTYGDKQLAFTGWHPEIFSALGSHGLYPDAARHIYETIFNGDFLADDTSAGLAWDTWNNVVTIPSQPQGSYTGSLTWMNITSAWGNPEAGCDNPTGYCVNSGGPSALITRSVSNPEYMTLD, encoded by the coding sequence ATGGTGATCAAGCAGTTGGGTTCTCTCTGCGCAGCACTTGCGCTGACCTCCCTGTCCGTCACGGGCTGTGGTCCTACCGATGAGCCCGGCGAGGCCGTGGGTGACGGCCAGACGATGGGCTCGGCGCGCCAGGCGCTGCGCAACCCCGGCTTCAATGGCAACACGGTCTATGGCCATTGGCAGGGCTCTGGCGGCCAGAACCCCTCGAGCCCCAGCAACCGCCTGTTCCTGGTGACCCACGAGGGCGCGACGGCCACCGTCACCTTCAAGCTGACCTCCACGGCGGATGCCTACCTCTATCTGCTCGATGGGAATGGCAACCTGATCACCCAGGACAACAACTCGGGAGGAGGCACCCACGCGCAGATCTCCGCCCCGTTGGCGCCGGGGACCTATCGGGTGGTCGCGGCGACCGCGACGGCTGGACAGAGCGCGGAGTTCTCCCTGAGCTCGGACAAGGCCCCCCTCCGGTACCCGCAGCGGCTCGAGGTCCGGCACGCGAGCCGGCTCTTCTGGCTCTACGATGACAGCGGCACGGGAGCGGATGACGACGTCTCCATCTGGCGCCCGGATCTCGGGCAGTACCCGGGCTTCTTCTCGTTGGGGGATGTCGCTGTGTCCGGCCATGGTCCGGCGCCGGTGAACACTTTCGTGGTGCGCGGCGAGGGGGATGTGCTGGCAAGGCCCGTCGACTACAACTGGATCTGGAACGACAGTGGCTCCGGCGGGACGCACGACGTCTCCTTCTGGGAGCCAGTGGCTCCCGCGGGCTACACCTGCCTCGGCACCGTGACGGTGCAGGGCTACGGCAAGCCCTCGACGGACCTGATCCGCTGCGTGAAGAGCGCGTACGTGCTGCCGGGCAATCCTGTCTGGGTCTGGGATGACAGCGGATCGGGTGCGAAGAACGATCTGGGGCTCTGGCAGACGGTCGCGCGGGATCACCGGGGCCTGGCGCCCAACACCTTCGTGGGCCGGCCGAGCTATGGGGACAATGGGGGCAGCCGTCACCAGGTCATCAACAAGAGCGCCACCGACAACGAGGAGCTGAGGGGCGTGCCCGTGGATGGCTTCACGATCGCGGCCTTCGCGCCTCGCGTGTGGCTGGCCGCTGGGGAGTACTACTGGCCCTCCTCCACGGAGTTCTTCCTGCCCAACGTGCATGAGGAGAACGGGCACTTGGTGACGAACCAGGCGCTGGGTTGCGACTCCTGCACGGATCCGCAGTTCCTGGATGGCCAGCGGCCGGATCAGACGTCCGTGCCCGTCTACGCCCAGGTCATCCGCCGCACCCAGGGCGGCCAGCCCACGAACATCACGGACGTGCTCTACTGGACCTTCTACCCGTACAACAACGGCAAGCGGGTGTGCATCGGGTGGTATTCACCGTGGGGCTGCGCGGGAGGCTACTCCACGTTTGGCAACCACGTGGGGGACTGGGAGCACATGACGGTGCGCTTCGTCGACGGGCGCCCAGCGCAGGTCTACCTGAGCCAGCATGCGTGGGGCGGCACCTTCACCTACGGGGACAAGCAGTTGGCTTTCACGGGCTGGCACCCGGAGATCTTCTCGGCCCTGGGCTCCCATGGACTGTACCCCGACGCGGCCCGGCACATCTATGAGACGATCTTCAACGGAGACTTCCTGGCGGATGATACGAGCGCCGGGCTGGCGTGGGACACCTGGAACAACGTGGTGACGATCCCCTCGCAGCCGCAAGGGAGTTACACCGGAAGCCTGACGTGGATGAACATCACCAGCGCCTGGGGCAATCCTGAGGCGGGCTGCGACAATCCCACGGGGTACTGCGTGAACAGTGGAGGGCCGTCGGCGCTGATCACCCGCTCCGTGTCCAACCCGGAGTACATGACGCTGGACTGA
- a CDS encoding HYR domain-containing protein, whose product MSPRRRASTSWSPLNPWLAAALCGGLMFLFTTCSPTELPPEPSASVDGPPAVEVSPPFDVQTVIRRVRLAFRSESGAFTTGQATYAVRVSSEGLVQFTPHHVRTEQEPPILSEPLKVKTASISRGPQPLLQAARASVREDGALTLARGPVVEVLQNGDEGLEQRWELAAKPAGTGDLEVRVELAGLDYVSETALGHHYVDRKTGLGVRYGKATWVDAAGVKTPVDSVREGRALVIRVPARVLERSAFPAVLDPIISPEISPDTPVPAPNNTDESSPAIAAGGGLYFVAWTVTTSSSNLDVLGTRVRASDGAVLDVNGISLGVGSAHQLNPAVASNGSDFLVVWDDSSDIRAARVRGSTGQILGSTFYVSTAASSQGQPAVAFDGTNYLVVWDDYRNGSHFDVYGSRVRASDGVVLDPSGLPISTAAGWQTAPSVHFDGTQYLVAWSDTRGSSEADLYGTRVSVAGTPLDPAGILISSAPGYQFSPSIASAGGLFFLAWDDRRNEAQSDVYAARLRASDGVVLDPAGIPLATGPASQTGVSAASDGSRFLVVWHHSTDSNSSDVYGQRIGMDGGLIDPAAVPLFAATTRQERVPTVVFDGTRFMVVWVNTWNGFSRGDIHGGRVQPSDLAVIDTPPLLVSSTANSEGAPAVAAGANSYLVVWMDSRGWTGGFGIHGVRIRASDGVVLDPVAIRISPAIAGASNPSVAFDGSHFLVVWNDYRGAGPATAHVYGARVREADGAVLDTEGIAIANTSQRTQSQPKVAFGEGIYLVTWTDNNVSGTAADVYAARVRASDGGVLDPTGIAVATAAHNESGPATAYGGGTFLVAWSDTRNGFLESDIYAARVRASDGVILDSPGFPLNTRTGAQSSVALAFDGSLFLAVWKDERTSNAALYGTRVRPSDGTVLDTGGGRVLYPDSSYKGAPALAFDGSSYLLVWRDSVGLTFRLNGGRLAPDLTQLDASRFLISDMSGQVSSTTTPAAAAWGRGRFLAAYEPYDTVAVQLRVKVRLVSDPVNGSRCMSGTDCTSGFCVDGVCCATACTGGTCSGGTCEYPAARLICPANMVAEATSATGALVNYPPAMATGTAPLTVTYSQASGTRFAMGTTPVNANLVDGEGRTASCSFSVTVRDSTAPALSCSGDLVAEATGPSGATVSFPAPTATDAVTAAPTVTVSHVSGSTFPLGVTSVTATSADAAGNTSTCTFTLTVRDTTPPLLSCPGNLTVDATSTMGANVTYPPATATDLVSIVTPGYSKASGSHFDVGSTPVSVTATDGAGNSASCTFTITVRLPPAPQLTCPADVVAEATSASGALAGYPPATATGSEPLTVTYSQASGTQFSLGATSVTATVTDSLSRTHSCSFTVTVRDTTAPSVSCPGDLIAEATGPSGAAVSYLPPTTTDAVTSAPTVSVSHASGSTFPLGSTRVTATAADAAGNTSTCAFTLTVRDTSGPTLSCPGNLTVDATSTTGANATYPPATATDSVSSVTLSYSKASGSHFDVGSTPVSVTATDGAGNSASCTFTITVRLPPAPQLTCPANGVAEATSASGALVTYPPATATGSEPLTVTYSQASGTGFALGATSITATVTDGLGRTHSCSFSVTVRDTTAPSLSCPQDLVAEATGPNGAAVSYLPPTATDAVTSAPTVSVSHASGSTFPLGSTRVSATATDAAGNASTCAFTLTVRDTSEPTLSCPASVTAEATSAQGAAVTYPPATASDTSSSPTLHYSQVSGTRFSLGTTAVTVTATDGAGNTSSCTFTVIVRDTTPPALACGADLVAEATARSGASVNFSLPTATDAVTATPVLTASHASRSLFPLGATRVTVTASDEAGNTRTCAFTITVRDTTAPEVGCPGPLTAEAEDATGAPVAFSVPAPRDTVTSSPTVTASHSPGSRFPLGTTPVLLSASDEAGNTASCTFSVTVRDTIVPQLTCPTHVQVMDAPPEGMAVNYPPATTWDAVSSPVLSYSQASGTVFPVGRTSVTVTATDAAGNSASCAFEVRVAPSIQEPPEPPPSEGCGCGAGSSTSAGFSWGALMLLAWGVTRRRLPC is encoded by the coding sequence CAGCGAGACGGCGCTGGGGCACCACTACGTGGACCGCAAGACGGGGCTCGGGGTGCGCTACGGCAAGGCCACCTGGGTGGACGCGGCGGGAGTGAAGACCCCGGTGGATTCCGTCCGAGAAGGCCGGGCGCTGGTGATCCGCGTGCCGGCGCGGGTGCTGGAGCGCTCGGCGTTTCCGGCGGTGCTCGACCCGATCATCTCCCCGGAGATCAGCCCGGACACGCCGGTGCCTGCCCCCAACAACACCGATGAGTCGTCTCCCGCCATCGCGGCGGGTGGGGGCCTCTACTTCGTGGCGTGGACGGTCACCACCTCCAGCAGCAACCTGGATGTTCTGGGCACGCGCGTACGGGCCTCGGACGGCGCAGTGCTGGACGTGAACGGCATCTCCCTGGGTGTCGGTTCGGCCCATCAACTGAACCCGGCTGTGGCCTCCAACGGAAGCGACTTCCTGGTGGTCTGGGATGACAGCAGCGACATCCGCGCCGCTCGGGTGCGTGGCTCGACCGGTCAGATCCTGGGCTCCACCTTCTATGTCTCGACTGCGGCGAGCTCCCAGGGCCAGCCCGCCGTGGCCTTCGATGGCACGAATTACCTCGTGGTCTGGGACGACTACCGCAACGGCTCGCACTTCGACGTCTACGGCTCGCGCGTGAGGGCGTCGGATGGCGTGGTGCTCGACCCGTCCGGCCTGCCCATCTCCACCGCGGCCGGGTGGCAGACCGCGCCCTCGGTGCACTTCGATGGCACCCAGTACCTGGTGGCCTGGAGCGATACCCGTGGCAGCTCGGAGGCAGACCTCTATGGCACCCGCGTCAGCGTGGCTGGGACGCCGCTCGACCCCGCGGGCATCCTCATCTCCTCGGCACCGGGCTACCAGTTTTCCCCGTCTATCGCCTCCGCCGGCGGCCTCTTCTTCCTCGCCTGGGACGACCGGCGAAATGAAGCCCAGTCCGATGTCTATGCCGCGAGGCTCCGGGCGTCGGATGGCGTGGTGCTCGACCCCGCGGGCATCCCCCTCGCCACCGGCCCCGCCAGCCAGACCGGTGTCTCCGCCGCTTCCGACGGGAGCCGCTTCCTGGTCGTGTGGCACCACTCCACGGACTCGAACAGCTCCGACGTCTATGGCCAGCGCATCGGCATGGATGGCGGGCTGATCGACCCAGCGGCCGTGCCCCTGTTCGCGGCCACCACGCGCCAAGAGCGGGTGCCCACCGTGGTGTTCGATGGAACCCGGTTCATGGTGGTCTGGGTGAACACCTGGAACGGCTTCAGCCGCGGGGACATCCATGGAGGGAGGGTGCAGCCCTCGGATCTGGCGGTCATCGACACGCCTCCGCTGCTCGTCTCCAGCACCGCCAACTCCGAGGGCGCGCCCGCCGTGGCCGCGGGAGCCAACAGCTACCTCGTCGTGTGGATGGACTCGCGCGGCTGGACGGGCGGCTTCGGTATCCATGGCGTACGGATCCGGGCGTCGGATGGCGTGGTGCTCGACCCCGTGGCCATTCGCATCTCTCCCGCCATCGCCGGAGCAAGCAACCCCTCGGTGGCCTTCGACGGGAGCCACTTCCTGGTGGTGTGGAACGACTACCGGGGCGCGGGGCCCGCGACCGCGCATGTCTATGGCGCACGGGTCCGGGAGGCGGATGGCGCGGTGCTCGACACGGAGGGCATCGCTATCGCCAACACCTCCCAGAGGACCCAGTCGCAGCCAAAGGTGGCCTTCGGCGAGGGGATCTACCTGGTGACGTGGACGGACAACAACGTGTCGGGCACGGCCGCAGACGTGTATGCCGCGCGAGTGAGGGCCTCGGACGGAGGGGTACTGGACCCCACGGGAATCGCGGTGGCGACGGCGGCCCACAATGAGAGCGGCCCCGCCACGGCCTATGGTGGCGGCACCTTCTTGGTGGCCTGGAGTGACACGCGGAACGGGTTCTTGGAGAGTGACATCTACGCCGCGCGCGTGAGGGCCTCGGATGGCGTGATACTCGACAGCCCGGGTTTTCCTCTCAACACCAGAACGGGCGCCCAGAGCTCCGTGGCCCTGGCCTTCGATGGGAGCCTCTTCCTGGCAGTCTGGAAGGATGAGCGCACCTCGAACGCGGCCCTCTACGGGACGCGGGTGAGGCCCTCGGATGGCACGGTGCTCGATACCGGTGGCGGCCGCGTGCTCTACCCGGACAGCAGCTACAAGGGCGCTCCTGCCCTGGCCTTCGATGGGAGCAGCTACCTGCTGGTATGGCGGGACAGCGTGGGCCTCACGTTCCGGCTCAACGGAGGAAGGCTGGCGCCGGATCTCACCCAGCTGGATGCCAGCCGGTTCCTCATCTCCGACATGAGCGGGCAGGTGTCGAGCACGACGACCCCCGCGGCGGCCGCCTGGGGACGAGGGCGGTTCCTCGCCGCCTATGAGCCTTACGACACCGTGGCCGTCCAACTCCGCGTCAAGGTGAGGCTGGTGTCCGACCCTGTGAATGGCTCGCGCTGCATGAGCGGCACGGACTGCACGAGCGGCTTCTGCGTCGACGGAGTGTGCTGCGCCACCGCGTGCACAGGGGGGACGTGCAGCGGAGGGACGTGCGAGTATCCGGCCGCGCGGCTCATCTGCCCCGCGAACATGGTGGCCGAAGCCACCAGCGCCACGGGAGCGCTCGTCAACTACCCTCCCGCCATGGCCACGGGGACGGCGCCGCTCACGGTGACGTATAGCCAGGCCTCAGGGACCCGGTTCGCGATGGGCACCACCCCCGTCAACGCCAACCTCGTCGACGGCGAGGGGCGCACGGCCTCTTGCTCCTTCTCCGTCACGGTGCGAGACAGCACCGCGCCCGCCCTCTCCTGCTCTGGGGACCTCGTGGCTGAGGCGACGGGCCCCTCGGGGGCCACCGTCAGCTTCCCGGCGCCCACTGCCACGGATGCGGTGACCGCGGCGCCCACCGTCACGGTGAGCCACGTCAGCGGCAGCACCTTCCCGCTCGGTGTCACCTCGGTGACGGCCACCTCGGCGGACGCGGCCGGCAATACCAGCACGTGCACCTTCACCCTCACCGTGCGCGACACCACGCCTCCGTTGCTGTCATGTCCCGGAAACCTCACGGTGGATGCCACGAGCACCATGGGCGCCAACGTCACCTACCCGCCCGCCACCGCCACGGACTTGGTGTCGATCGTCACGCCCGGCTACAGCAAGGCCTCGGGCTCGCACTTCGATGTGGGCTCCACACCTGTCTCCGTCACCGCAACCGATGGCGCGGGCAACAGCGCCTCGTGCACCTTCACCATCACCGTGCGCCTGCCGCCCGCGCCCCAGCTCACCTGTCCCGCGGACGTGGTGGCTGAGGCCACCAGCGCCTCGGGGGCGCTCGCCGGCTACCCGCCCGCCACCGCCACCGGCAGCGAGCCGCTCACGGTGACCTACAGCCAGGCCTCGGGAACGCAATTCAGCCTGGGCGCCACCTCTGTTACCGCCACGGTGACCGATAGCCTGAGCCGCACCCACTCCTGCTCCTTCACCGTCACCGTGCGCGACACCACCGCCCCCTCCGTCTCATGCCCGGGAGATCTCATCGCCGAGGCGACGGGACCGAGCGGAGCGGCGGTGAGCTACCTGCCGCCCACGACCACGGATGCCGTCACCTCCGCTCCCACCGTCTCGGTGAGCCACGCCAGCGGCAGCACCTTCCCGCTCGGCTCCACCCGGGTGACCGCCACCGCGGCGGATGCGGCCGGGAACACCTCCACCTGCGCCTTCACCCTCACCGTCCGTGACACCTCAGGGCCCACGCTGTCCTGTCCCGGAAACCTCACGGTGGATGCCACGAGCACCACGGGCGCCAACGCCACCTACCCGCCCGCTACCGCCACGGACTCGGTGTCGAGCGTCACGCTGAGCTACAGCAAGGCCTCGGGCTCGCACTTCGACGTGGGCTCCACGCCTGTCTCCGTCACCGCAACCGATGGCGCGGGCAACAGCGCCTCGTGCACCTTCACCATCACCGTGCGCCTACCGCCCGCGCCCCAGCTCACCTGTCCCGCGAACGGGGTGGCCGAGGCCACCAGCGCCTCGGGGGCGCTCGTCACCTATCCGCCCGCGACGGCAACCGGCAGCGAGCCGCTCACGGTGACCTACAGCCAGGCCTCGGGCACTGGGTTCGCGCTGGGCGCCACCTCCATCACCGCTACGGTGACTGACGGCCTGGGCCGCACCCACTCCTGCTCCTTCTCCGTCACCGTGCGTGACACCACTGCGCCCTCCCTCTCCTGTCCTCAGGACCTTGTGGCTGAGGCGACGGGGCCAAATGGAGCGGCCGTGAGCTACTTGCCACCCACGGCCACGGATGCCGTCACCTCCGCTCCCACCGTCTCGGTGAGCCACGCCAGCGGCAGCACCTTCCCGCTCGGCTCCACCCGGGTGAGCGCCACCGCGACAGACGCGGCCGGGAACGCCTCCACCTGCGCCTTCACCCTCACCGTCCGCGACACCTCGGAGCCCACCCTCTCCTGCCCCGCCAGCGTGACAGCGGAGGCCACGAGCGCTCAGGGCGCGGCCGTCACCTATCCACCGGCAACAGCCTCGGACACCTCGTCCTCGCCGACGCTCCACTACAGCCAGGTCTCCGGAACGCGCTTCAGCCTGGGAACCACGGCCGTCACTGTCACCGCCACGGATGGCGCGGGCAACACCTCCTCGTGCACCTTCACCGTCATCGTGCGCGATACCACGCCCCCAGCCCTCGCCTGTGGCGCGGACCTCGTCGCCGAAGCCACGGCACGGTCCGGTGCCAGCGTGAACTTCTCGTTGCCCACGGCCACGGACGCCGTCACCGCAACCCCTGTCCTCACGGCCAGCCATGCATCCCGGAGCCTCTTTCCCCTGGGAGCCACCCGGGTCACCGTGACGGCCTCGGACGAGGCCGGAAACACCCGCACGTGTGCCTTCACCATCACCGTGCGGGACACCACCGCTCCGGAAGTGGGCTGCCCGGGTCCGCTCACCGCCGAGGCCGAGGACGCCACCGGCGCCCCCGTCGCCTTCTCCGTGCCCGCGCCGCGTGACACCGTGACGTCATCGCCCACGGTGACAGCCAGCCACTCGCCCGGCAGCCGCTTTCCCCTGGGCACCACCCCAGTGCTCCTCTCCGCTTCGGACGAGGCGGGCAACACCGCCTCGTGCACCTTCAGCGTCACCGTCCGCGACACCATTGTCCCGCAGCTCACCTGTCCGACGCATGTTCAGGTGATGGATGCGCCGCCGGAGGGCATGGCCGTGAACTACCCGCCGGCCACCACCTGGGATGCGGTGTCCTCGCCCGTGCTGAGCTACAGCCAGGCCTCCGGCACGGTCTTCCCCGTGGGGAGGACTTCCGTGACGGTGACGGCAACGGATGCCGCCGGCAACAGCGCCAGCTGCGCCTTCGAGGTGCGCGTGGCCCCGTCCATCCAGGAGCCTCCGGAGCCTCCTCCCTCCGAGGGTTGTGGCTGTGGCGCGGGCAGCAGCACGTCCGCGGGCTTCAGCTGGGGAGCGTTGATGTTGCTCGCCTGGGGAGTGACTCGCCGCCGGCTCCCCTGTTGA
- a CDS encoding right-handed parallel beta-helix repeat-containing protein, translating to MSPETEPVFTTIADSDVAATLPDSAWATSPGTRRIIYVSKQCGIRPCTDSETCGTSWATACRTLHKGLHKLMAEPGNPNLPGADELWVSGAAEPYYANHSFYWDQYGSGTAEHPKVIRGIRSESGRLPRIVVSPDDVPYVSLSGYTSGRDPVTQQAQPAAFTFSGSEYWILEGLIIDCNNIPVSNTRYVGVYAVGNPSVRANHLVFKQLDITRCANSAVQISSSDDIVVEGGYFRSNQRKEFDSQSGKWLRADSNGVSIYGSTRRVLIRGNTAYGNTGDGVQCQGRLTQTATNDDDPQHITIEGNLFYGNDENAVDIKTCHHVSVKGANHFLEYLPADTNGDDPNNTTQCGGAAVIVHEGATHILVEDALIENAGDGITIGNERWEVTDVIIRRNHIRNINQNSAIMESTGTIFYNCGDGIGVNRGDRIEVYHNTLQNIERSGIRVGVNSGYVGAKNVRVWNNIIFNAKGNAYYLKNSNPPRRSAEVGGALEYRMDNAPGLYSQANLLYRTGAPVSLIKVWLNSDGSRSWQPMSLSQWQAQTPTSAEAQGNLDNPATSSLPGTQEADPLFPEEGAYTLPGSPARDTALMGSGNEGPHQRCNGAPDKGAFESDCGADKSERRERASHP from the coding sequence TTGTCCCCAGAAACAGAGCCTGTCTTCACGACGATTGCGGACTCCGACGTCGCTGCGACGCTCCCGGACAGTGCCTGGGCCACCTCGCCCGGAACCCGCCGCATCATCTATGTCAGCAAGCAGTGTGGCATCCGCCCTTGCACGGACAGTGAGACATGCGGCACCTCGTGGGCCACGGCCTGCCGCACGCTGCACAAGGGACTCCACAAGCTGATGGCGGAGCCAGGCAATCCGAATCTTCCGGGAGCCGATGAGCTCTGGGTGAGTGGCGCGGCGGAGCCCTACTATGCCAACCACAGCTTCTACTGGGACCAGTATGGCTCCGGTACAGCGGAGCACCCCAAGGTGATCCGCGGGATTCGCAGCGAGAGCGGCCGCCTGCCCCGGATCGTCGTCTCGCCAGATGATGTCCCCTACGTCTCCCTGTCCGGCTACACGAGCGGGCGCGACCCGGTGACCCAGCAAGCCCAGCCAGCTGCCTTCACCTTCAGCGGGAGCGAGTATTGGATCCTCGAGGGACTGATCATCGACTGCAACAACATCCCCGTCTCGAACACCCGCTATGTCGGCGTCTATGCGGTGGGCAATCCCAGTGTCCGTGCCAACCATCTGGTATTCAAGCAGCTTGACATTACACGCTGTGCGAACAGCGCGGTCCAAATCTCCAGCAGCGATGACATTGTCGTCGAGGGCGGATACTTCAGGAGCAACCAGAGAAAAGAATTCGACTCACAGTCCGGCAAGTGGCTCCGGGCCGACTCCAATGGCGTGAGCATCTACGGGAGCACGCGCCGGGTCCTCATTCGCGGCAACACGGCCTATGGCAACACCGGTGACGGCGTCCAGTGCCAGGGACGGCTCACCCAGACGGCCACCAACGACGACGACCCCCAGCACATCACCATCGAGGGCAACCTCTTCTACGGCAACGACGAGAATGCCGTCGACATCAAGACGTGCCACCACGTCAGCGTCAAAGGAGCCAATCACTTCCTCGAATATCTGCCCGCCGACACCAACGGGGACGATCCCAACAATACAACCCAGTGCGGCGGGGCCGCCGTCATCGTTCACGAAGGCGCCACGCACATCCTGGTCGAGGACGCCCTCATCGAAAACGCGGGAGACGGGATCACCATCGGTAATGAGCGGTGGGAGGTCACGGATGTCATCATCCGGCGCAACCATATCCGCAACATCAATCAGAACTCCGCGATCATGGAGTCCACGGGCACCATCTTCTACAACTGCGGAGATGGGATTGGGGTCAACCGCGGTGACCGCATCGAGGTGTACCACAACACGCTCCAGAACATCGAGCGCTCGGGCATCCGGGTAGGCGTGAACAGCGGGTATGTCGGCGCGAAGAACGTGCGGGTGTGGAACAACATCATCTTCAACGCCAAGGGGAATGCGTACTATCTCAAGAACAGCAATCCGCCCAGGCGATCGGCCGAGGTAGGCGGAGCGCTCGAATACCGCATGGACAATGCGCCGGGGCTCTACAGCCAGGCCAACCTGCTCTACCGCACGGGAGCACCGGTCTCCCTGATCAAAGTCTGGCTGAACAGCGATGGCTCTCGTTCCTGGCAGCCGATGAGTCTCTCGCAGTGGCAGGCGCAGACGCCCACCTCCGCCGAGGCCCAGGGCAACCTGGACAATCCGGCCACAAGCTCGCTGCCGGGTACCCAAGAGGCGGATCCGCTCTTCCCGGAGGAGGGCGCCTATACCCTCCCAGGCTCTCCGGCCCGGGACACCGCCCTCATGGGCAGCGGCAATGAGGGCCCCCACCAGCGCTGCAACGGAGCTCCGGACAAGGGCGCCTTCGAGAGCGACTGTGGGGCCGATAAATCGGAACGCCGAGAGCGAGCCTCCCACCCCTGA
- a CDS encoding peroxiredoxin, translated as MSIKTGEQAPDFTLPRQDGTAVRLKELLQKSWVVLYFYPKDDTPGCTQEACSFRDSYESFKEAGAEVIGISSQSTASHEAFASKHRLPFILVSDEGGKVRKEYGVPSTLGLLPGRVTYVIDQGGTVRHVFNSQFNARKHVTEALEVIQRLRPAQPA; from the coding sequence ATGAGCATCAAGACTGGAGAGCAGGCCCCCGACTTCACCCTGCCACGGCAGGACGGTACCGCTGTCCGCCTGAAGGAACTGCTCCAGAAGTCGTGGGTGGTCCTCTACTTCTACCCCAAGGACGACACACCGGGTTGCACCCAGGAGGCGTGCTCCTTCCGGGACTCGTACGAGTCCTTCAAGGAGGCCGGTGCCGAGGTCATCGGTATCAGCTCCCAGTCGACGGCCTCGCATGAGGCATTCGCGTCGAAGCACCGGCTGCCGTTCATCCTGGTGAGCGACGAGGGTGGCAAGGTCCGCAAGGAGTACGGGGTCCCCAGCACCTTGGGATTGCTGCCGGGACGGGTGACGTACGTCATCGACCAGGGCGGTACGGTCCGGCACGTCTTCAACTCCCAGTTCAACGCCAGGAAGCACGTCACCGAAGCGCTCGAGGTCATCCAGCGCCTGCGGCCAGCACAGCCGGCCTAG